One window of Aspergillus oryzae RIB40 DNA, chromosome 3 genomic DNA carries:
- a CDS encoding TauD/TfdA family dioxygenase (predicted protein), which translates to MAVPRLSGHPEIGYMPDYDSYLARGKRRQETETLDKNVPEGFPSQLNGSLVWDPRSLANTYDWNYHLTAEELDEINNALRHFKSLNKPMGELSPATFPLPKLHRALREISHEVHNGHGFKVLRGLPVDKYTREENVIIYAGLSSHVAPIRGRQDSTWQGKPADVLVAHVKDLSHGRDSQDIPGPVVTADKQVFHTDAGDIIALFCLSEGESGGESFLASTCHVYNILAARRPDLIRTLSEPWPFDDFAPTGDVYKLRPLLYYQPSTETDPERLIIQYSRRNLTGYRDCKRSAKIPPLTEAQAEALDAVHFTAEENSISLDFHKGDIQFANNLSILHARAAFTDSIEKQRHLLRLWLRDPEYEWRKPKDLQERFDRVYAGVTIESSVFPLEATIRSSNVAT; encoded by the exons ATGGCCGTGCCTCGTCTGAGCGGTCACCCTGAAATCGGCTACATGCCGGACTATGATAGCTATCTAGCGCGCGGGAAGCGAAGACAGGAGACGGAGACTCTCGACAAGAATGTTCCGGAAGGATTTCCCTCTCAATTAAACGGCAGTCTTGTATGGGATCCCAGGTCACTGGCCAATACCTACGACTGGAACTACCATCTCACTGCCGAGGAGCTTGACGAGATCAACAATGCCCTCCGACACTTCAAAT CGCTCAATAAGCCAATGGGCGAACTCTCCCCGGCCACATTTCCCTTGCCCAAGTTACACAGAGCATTACGCGAAATCTCCCATGAAGTTCACAATGGGCATGGTTTCAAGGTCCTTCGTGGTCTACCAGTGGACAAGTACACTCGGGAGGAGAACGTTATCATTTACGCCGGCTTGTCGTCTCATGTGGCACCTATCCGTGGTCGCCAAGACAGTACATGGCAAGGCAAGCCTGCGGATGTCCTTGTGGCCCATGTCAAGGATCTCAGTCACGGCCGCGACAGCCAGGACATTCCCGGCCCGGTGGTCACCGCAGATAAGCAGGTATTCCACACTGATGCTGGCGACATTATTGCACTGTTCTGTCTGAGTGAAGGCGAATCAGGCGGCGAAAGCTTTCTTGCCAGTACCTGCCACGTGTATAACATCCTTGCTGCTAGGCGCCCGGACCTGATCAGAACCCTTTCtgagccttggccttttgaTGA CTTCGCCCCAACTGGTGATGTCTACAAACTGCGACCACTACTCTACTACCAGCCCTCTACCGAGACCGACCCCGAGCGGCTTATCATCCAATATTCACGAAGAAACTTGACAGGCTATCGGGACTGCAAGCGGTCGGCGAAGATTCCACCGCTTACGGAAGCACAGGCAGAGGCGTTAGATGCTGTTCATTTTACCGCTGAGGAAAATTCCATCTCATTGGACTTTCACAAAGGAGACATCCAGTTCGCTAATAACTTGAGTATTCTACATGCCCGAGCAGCCTTTACTGACTCCATCGAGAAGCA ACGTCACCTTCTCCGACTTTGGTTGCGGGATCCTGAATATGAGTGGAGAAAACCCAAAGATTTACAGGAGCGATTCGATCGGGTTTATGCAGGCGTTACTATTGAGAGTTCAGTATTCCCCCTGGAAGCTACTATTCGCAGCAGCAATGTTGCTACATAG
- a CDS encoding fungal specific transcription factor domain-containing protein (predicted protein) produces MRISSLIHRWMVIRVRDLRLIRVRLVVLTSIPGYLSWRKLGDVAASLYALGYHQQQTESFRTAPSFLRDLRQTAFCRTYSADKNVSIFLGRPPRILRKFCYFHLPGTLAQPNQKAGHADARAQWDALPESYRLEGSLKTCNRPPVERDFMVNMKLNYLHVHFLLRRALLRPMSMGPAPELFNISKDMLGLVVETILLKDQIVNSGTSLVWKVVYYGLSAAGLVSLHLANQSYANEMLEMDISKIFQDLSILVGEIISGTLVYVDSPNYALLSEASQTIKSLLDRMILPLQISQRMGTTSGNRSAALPGSEPMGTLNDGGLDLWYDSNFQDFEMSFWHHLAGHPFLHG; encoded by the exons ATGAGAATTTCATCTCTCATTCACAGGTGGATGGTGATCAGAGTAAGAGATCTCCGTCTGATCCGCGTTCGACTTGTGGTACTGACGAGCATTCCAGGTTATCTCTCTTGGCGGAAACTGGGAGATGTCGCAGCCTCACTTTACGCTCTCGGctaccaccaacaacaaacagAGTCATTCCGTACGGCCCCTAGTTTCCTGCGAGATCTTCGTCAGACAGCCTTCTGTCGGACCTACTCCGCTGATAAAAACGTTTCCATATTTCTGGGCCGACCGCCTCGTATCTTACGGAAATTTTGCTACTTCCACCTTCCAGGCACCCTTGCGCAGCCCAACCAGAAAGCTGGTC ACGCCGATGCTCGTGCTCAATGGGATGCCCTCCCGGAGAGCTACCGCCTCGAAGGAAGCCTCAAGACATGCAATCGGCCGCCAGTGGAGCGTGACTTCATGGTCAACATGAAACTGAACTATCTTCACGTTCACTTCCTCTTGCGGCGGGCTTTGCTCCGGCCAATGTCCATGGGCCCGGCTCCGGAATTGTTCAATATCTCTAAAGACATGCTTGGCCTTGTGGTCGAGACGATTCTACTTAAGGACCAGATAGTCAATTCCGGTACATCGTTAGTCTGGAAG GTCGTGTACTACGGGTTGTCAGCGGCTGGACTGGTCTCTCTTCACCTTGCTAACCAATCATATGCCAATGAGATGCTCGAGATGGACATTTCCAAGATATTCCAGGACCTAAGTATCCTCGTGGGAGAGATCATAAGTGGAACATTGGTATATGTCGACTCGCCCAATTACGCCTTACTCTCTGAGGCAAGTCAAACAATCAAAAGTCTGCTCGACCGAATGATTTTGCCTCTGCAGATCTCGCAAAGGATGGGGACCACATCTGGGAATCGATCCGCGGCGCTGCCAGGCTCCGAACCTATGGGAACTTTGAACGATGGAGGCTTGGATCTATGGTATGACAGCAATTTTCAGGATTTTGAAATGAGCTTCTGGCACCATCTCGCTGGTCATCCATTTCTTCATGGTTAG
- a CDS encoding DUF3431 domain-containing protein (predicted protein), protein MWMIRMRRTRAWVISAATSVLIFGSLYLFFFAHRRGGNIYRLVTVPRPVERTNERTLVIAKTQDADTNWVDTLLQEDNLLNSAVYTVDAPNTTASGTTLTVPMNKGHEVMVYLTYIIEHYFQLSDVTIFMHADQISWHNNDLMNMDSALMVRRLRNDYVYKNGYTNLRCQHDPGCPAQIRPTLAGGKYNPDVPEAAVIGESWKTLFPEERMPAVLAQPCCSQFAVSAEVIRRVPLMNYVAYRRWLIETDLDDNLSGRVWEYLWQWIFTGQAEVCPNEQVCHCEGYGVCLGRSCLRRDGMEMSGAMSQASVVPNLCMAWLGQLRVEAKCRYAGLNEL, encoded by the exons ATGTGGATGATTCGGATGCGCCGGACTCGGGCTTGGGTCATCAGCGCGGCGACGTCGGTTTTGATCTTCGGCTCGctttatttattcttctttgcgCATCGGCGCGGTGGGAATATCTATCGTCTGGTTACGGTGCCGAGACCCGTGGAAAGGACGAATGAGCGTACGTTGGTCATCGCTAAGACGCAAGATGCGGACACGAACTGGGTGGATACACTCCTGCAGGAGGACAATCTATTAAACAGCGCGGTGTACACAGTCGACGCGCCGAACACGACTGCCAGTGGTACTACGTTAACCGTGCCGATGAACAAGGGCCACGAGGTCATGGTATATCTGACATACATCATCGAACATTACTTCCAGCTCAGCGACGTGACGATCTTCATGCACGCGGACCAAATCTCCTGGCACAACAACGATCTCATGAACATGGACTCGGCGCTGATGGTTCGTCGTCTACGGAACGACTACGTTTACAAAAACGGATATACGAACTTGCGATGCCAACATGACCCCGGCTGTCCGGCTCAGATTCGACCCACTCTCGCAGGTGGGAAGTATAACCCCGATGTGCCCGAAGCAGCGGTCATCGGGGAGTCCTGGAAGACGCTGTTTCCGGAGGAGCGTATGCCGGCTGTGCTGGCGCAGCCGTGTTGCAGTCAGTTTGCGGTTAGTGCGGAGGTGATTCGTCGGGTGCCGTTGATGAACTACGTCGCGTATCGGAGGTGGTTGATTGAGACGGATCTGGATGATAATTTGTCTGGACGGGTGTGGGAGTACTTATGGCAGTGGATCTTTACGGGGCAAGCTGAAGTTTGTCCGAATGAGCAGGTCTGTCATTGTGAGGGGTATGGTGTATGCCTGGGAA GATCCTGCTTGCGGAGAGATGGAATGGAGATGAGTGGGGCCATGTCTCAGGCCTCAGTCGTACCTAATCTATGCATGGCGTGGCTTGGGCAACTACGTGTCGAGGCTAAATGCCGATATGCGGGTTTAAATGAGTTGTAA
- a CDS encoding uncharacterized protein (predicted protein): MTSSTTSSSVSHSVPSLPFASKLSEQLSQRKEQGESVTDTESSGKSTSLGPPLRPSPKSRSLSDAPKPISARSTSEEHRPSSKDDNSLSSTPETPRRPSMQGLPLNLPSKPSGPSSLSSRAPLSPKLDSSQIYGSPGSVLPRRSRGLDFSRACTNLHHSTLAESSPDSSPIIVGRGMTIPQRRGSMGSTSVPPFSTSGPADRTAISSSVSSVNMMESDTSSSEEDDEPMMADRDDMIMNTPQANKMGSGMSPFAVGNVPSPGNDWMGGYSQAAASLMSFQRARFRKGRSRHSSSSASGNSSKPSPGPLSPPVMKSIENQNGYFGSRSSLSARRESLSLGTRDLRLSDLSDEGENRGNSPGTSNSEGGPLGVIRRAVTRRSSLLPKTKTFARIRAALMEESAPIDCEAKREAEVIRQVRESEPEIQQTSPSLDALSSSNPFQPTDLNRNLDDVPAKTGTSVPDEPNFSEEANRNSGGAEFWNHFDERYRTPPPPPLRQMGTSVSEDDLSMDITPSTTMGSTSEFAKPSERPSSRCSTPIATQPISILEFKRKRRREDDFDPNLFKRRAVSPSMSVQSSPVMPNSPAVRDTGTSIWGPPKANIGSLFPDQPSTESGTRNPSTPKHAGHLKRVGLQGMTETNDGLMNMSIE, from the exons ACAGTGTGCCGTCCTTGCCGTTCGCGAGTAAACTCAGCGAACAGTTATCGCAGCGGAAGGAACAAGGTGAATCTGTAACGGATACAGAATCTTCAGGCAAATCTACTTCACTCGGACCTCCATTGCGTCCTTCACCCAAGTCACGGTCGTTATCCGACGCGCCAAAACCTATATCTGCACGTTCCACCTCCGAAGAACACCGGCCGTCGAGTAAAGATGATAACTCTCTTTCATCTACACCAGAAACACCTCGTCGGCCTTCTATGCAAGGCCTACCCCTAAACTTGCCTTCAAAGCCTTCCGGACCCTCGTCCTTATCGAGCCGTGCTCCACTCTCTCCGAAGCTTGATTCGTCCCAGATCTACGGCTCCCCGGGTTCTGTCCTCCCTCGACGCTCCCGTGGCCTCGACTTTTCTCGCGCCTGCACCAACCTTCATCACTCTACGCTTGCCGAATCATCACCTGATTCTTCACCAATAATTGTTGGACGGGGAATGACAATTCCCCAACGCCGTGGCTCTATGGGGTCGACTTCGGTACCTCCCTTCTCTACATCCGGGCCCGCTGATCGAACGGCAATCTCAAGCTCTGTATCAAGTGTGAACATGATGGAATCAGATACGAGCAGcagcgaggaagatgacgagccGATGATGGCGGATAGGGATGACATGATAATGAACACACCCCAGGCCAATAAGATGGGTAGTGGGATGAGTCCTTTTGCAGTGGGAAATGTGCCCAGTCCGGGTAACGATTGGATGGGCGGTTATTCGCAGGCAGCAGCAAGTCTGATGAGCTTTCAGCGGGCCAGGTTTCGCAAAGGACGTAGTCGACATAGCTCTAGCAGTGCTAGCGGAAACAGTTCGAAACCCAGTCCTGGCCCACTGTCTCCGCCTGTGATGAAGAGCATTGAAAATCAGAATGGTTACTTTGGCTCACGGTCTAGCTTGAGTGCACGGCGTGAAAGTTTGAGCTTGGGTACTCGTGATCTGCGTCTCTCTGATTTGAGCGATGAAGGGGAGAACCGGGGTAACAGTCCAGGAACCTCGAACTCCGAGGGCGGGCCCTTGGGCGTTATTCGACGGGCCGTAACACGCAGAAGCAGTCTACTG CCAAAAACGAAGACCTTCGCACGTATTCGAGCTGCATTGATGGAGGAATCAGCCCCTATCGACTGCGAGGCAAAACGGGAAGCTGAGGTCATTCGGCAGGTCCGGGAAAGCGAGCCAGAAATTCAGCAGACGTCACCCAGTTTGGATGCCCTCTCGTCAAGTAATCCCTTCCAGCCAACTGATCTGAACCGGAATTTGGATGACGTGCCTGCGAAAACTGGGACCTCTGTCCCCGATGAACCTAATTTCAGCGAGGAAGCCAATCGAAACTCCGGCGGTGCCGAGTTTTGGAATCATTTCGATGAACGCTATCGTAcgccaccaccgccgcctcTACGTCAGATGGGAACTTCGGTATCTGAGGACGACCTCTCCATGGATATCACCCCCTCAACTACTATGGGATCGACTTCTGAGTTCGCGAAACCGAGCGAGAGGCCCAGCTCCCGCTGTTCGACTCCAATCGCAACACAGCCAATCTCGATATTGGAATTCAAAAGGAAACGACGCCGTGAAGACGATTTCGACCCGAATCTGTTCAAGCGAAGGGCGGTGTCTCCGAGTATGAGCGTCCAAAGTAGTCCAGTGATGCCTAATTCACCTGCTGTGAGGGATACGGGCACCAGCATTTGGGGTCCACCCAAAGCCAACATCGGCTCTCTTTTCCCTGACCAGCCGAGCACTGAAAGTGGCACCCGGAACCCATCCACACCTAAACATGCAGGTCATTTGAAGCGAGTGGGTCTGCAAGGGATGACTGAAACGAACGATGGACTCATGAATATGAGCATCGAGTGA
- a CDS encoding HAD family hydrolase (predicted protein) — protein MTRWKSSQYQAIIFDLGGVILTWDLPEDTVISAQIFKRMLTSQTWSDYERGNLSENGCYQRLAEDFGIDSADIAHTVRQARESLVTDTAIMNIISEIRAGANHIAIFAMSNISQPDYAALLLDHRGMCSFDRVFPSGCYGTRKPELSFYNKVLREIDTPPENVIFVDDQLENVISAQSIGIHGIAYTNAAELGRQLRNLIFDPVERGREFLRRNAGEFHSITETDQIVRENFSQLLILEATGDKYVGQELEFLPRYGSNVQSRTLKPWTNVLCDVNLLGNPILTTETFPDDVDTTSLALMTLPTDTKTANLLLDQILGLVNADEIVTTRERIDPVVCVNVLRLFCTYGRGIALPLTLQWVYDVLAHRAYINGTRYYTSPESFLYFVGQLCRFSTGVLALRPLETLLIDRLKERLQVKADPLSLAMRILTCLSVGVSQVEVDLRELLSMQCEDGSWEHCPFTRYGLSKVSIGNRGLTTAFVVKAVEMCRGS, from the exons ATGACTCGATGGAAATCGTCCCAATACCAAGCAATTATCTTTGACCTAGGCGGTGTCATTTTAACATGGGACCTCCCGGAAGACACTGTGATATCGGCCCAGATCTTTAAGAGAATGCTCACATCGCAGACATGGTCAGATTATGAGCGCGGAAATCTCAGCGAAAATGGTTGCTACCAGAGGTTGGCCGAGGATTTTGGCATTGACTCTGCCGACATTGCACATACCGTTAGACAAGCACGGGAATCCCTTGTCACTGATACCGCTATCATGAACATTATATCTGAGATCAGAGCTGGGGCTAACCATATTGCTATCTTCGCTATGTCGAACATCTCCCAACCAGATTATGCGGCTCTGCTCCTTGATCATCGCGGGATGTGCAGTTTTGACCGGGTGTTCCCATCTGGATGCTACGGGACAAGGAAACCAGAGCTCTCATTCTATAACAAAGTCTTGCGGGAGATTGACACGCCACCGGAAAACGTCATCTTTGTCGATGATCAGCTGGAAAATGTGATCTCTGCGCAGTCCATTGGCATACACGGGATTGCCTATACGAATGCTGCTGAACTCGGTCGACAGCTTAGGAACCTAATATTTGACCCTGTAGAGAGGGGTAGGGAATTCTTACGGCGCAATGCTGGAGAGTTCCATAGCATCACTGAAACCGATCAAATTGTTCGGGAAAATTTCTCACAGTTGCTCATTCTAGAAGCGACTGGTGATAAGTATGTCGGTC aagagctggaatTTCTTCCAAGGTATGGAAGCAACGTACAATCGAGAACACTGAAACCGTGGACTAACGTACTATGTGATGTTAACCTGCTAGGAAACCCTATTCTCACGACAGAGACATTcccagatgatgttgacACAACATCTCTTGCCTTGATGACTCTACCTACAGACACAAAAACTGCAAATTTGTTACTCGACCAGATTTTGGGGCTAGTCAACGCTGATGAAATCGTAACA ACCCGAGAACGGATCGATCCAGTAGTCTGCGTCAATGTCCTTCGTCTCTTTTGCACCTACGGCCGGGGCATTGCGCTCCCTTTGACTCTTCAGTGGGTGTACGACGTCCTCGCTCATCGGGCATATATAAACGGTACACGTTACTACACAAGTCCCGAAAGCTTCCTATACTTCGTCGGTCAACTTTGTCGATTCTCAACAGGGGTACTGGCACTTCGGCCGCTGGAAACGTTGCTTATAGATCGTCTCAAGGAACGTCTTCAGGTCAAAGCAGATCCTCTATCACTCGCTATGCGGATCTTGACCTGTTTGTCCGTTGGTGTGTCTCAAGTTGAAGTCGATCTCCGAGAGTTGCTCTCGATGCAGTGTGAAGATGGCTCGTGGGAACATTGTCCATTCACCCGGTATGGTTTGTCCAAAGTGAGCATTGGCAATCGGGGCCTTACAACTGCTTTTGTGGTCAAGGCGGTTGAAATGTGTCGAGGCAGTTAG
- a CDS encoding F-actin-capping protein subunit alpha (F-actin capping protein, alpha subunit), translating into MASTVDIASSFIEGAPPGELADVVADVKTLTSNGADIIPSLAPAFERYNETQLATVKLPGASQEVLISEYNKLDGNRYFDVESQTSFEVDHVTQEASAAQSYVLDSQNADLIKSLLKSLGAHAREHYPNCAYGVYPIENDSAVAILLVSNRYSPNNFWNGRFRATYQFPVSEPTTVTGKIQVDVHYYEDGNVALNTNKPLNLSVSSLSAESIISRIATAERDYQEDLNRAFVQMAEGAFKGLRRQLPITRQKVEWEKVGGYRLGQDISGGKGR; encoded by the exons ATGGCATCCACAGTTGACATCGCTTCCTCGTTCATTGAGGGTGCCCCGCCAGGCGAG CTCGCCGACGTCGTTGCCG ATGTGAAAACGCTTACCTCCAACGGTGCCGATATCATCCCATCCCTTGCTCCCGCCTTTGAGCGATACAATGAGACGCAATTGGCGACCGTGAAGCTGCCCGGGGCGAGTCAGGAG GTCCTTATCAGCGAATACAACAAACTGGACGGTAACCGCTACTTTGACGTCGAGAGCCAGACGTCGTTTGAAGTCGATCATGTCACACAA GAAGCCTCCGCGGCACAGTCGTATGTATTGGATTCGCAGAATGCGGACTTGAT CAAATCGCTACTCAAGTCGCTCGGTGCTCACGCCCGTGAGCACTACCCTAATTGCGCGTATGGTGTATACCCTATTGAAAACGACTCTGCGGTGGCTATTCTCCTTGTTTCAAACCGCTACTCGCCTAACAACTTCTG GAACGGTCGCTTCCGCGCTACCTATCAGTTCCCCGTCTCTGAGCCCACGACCGTGACCGGCAAGATCCAGGTTGACGTCCACTATTACGAGGATGGTAACGTGGCGCTGAACACGAATAAGCCCCTCAACCTTTCCGTATCATCCCTTTCTGCCGAGAGCATCATTTCCCGCATTGCAACTGCGGAGCGCGACTACCAGGAGGATCTGAACCGCGCATTCGTGCAGATGGCTGAGGGCGCATTCAAGGGTCTACGCAGACAGCTTCCCATCACACGGCAGAAGGTGGAATGGGAAAAGGTCGGAGGATACCGCCTGGGACAGGATATCTCTGGTGGTAAGGGTCGTTGA